The proteins below come from a single Desulfitobacterium metallireducens DSM 15288 genomic window:
- a CDS encoding phosphate ABC transporter ATP-binding protein, giving the protein MEESIKLSVENISLSLKEKHRDLTLLEHVSLKIREGRVHALLGPSGSGKSTLLYTLNRLREISEGKIYLDETETRLIDVLELRRRVGLVMQKAIFFPGTVSDNILYGAHIQGKELPDPGHYLELVGLNIDFANRDPNTLSGGQQQRVSIARALANDPEVLLLDEPTSALDAQASEHLEEVVTQLCQECQLTVVWVTHDLQQAQRVAQDVTLLYRGHMLEQGEARQFFVQPSTEEGKAYLEGRLGGAE; this is encoded by the coding sequence ATGGAAGAGAGTATAAAACTTAGTGTCGAAAATATATCACTCAGTCTTAAGGAGAAACACCGCGATCTTACACTCTTAGAGCATGTGAGCCTTAAAATTCGCGAAGGTCGCGTACATGCCTTACTAGGTCCGTCTGGGAGTGGAAAAAGCACTTTGCTCTATACACTTAATCGTTTACGGGAAATCAGTGAAGGCAAGATTTATCTAGACGAGACAGAAACACGTCTTATTGATGTTCTTGAGCTGCGCAGGCGAGTAGGATTAGTTATGCAAAAAGCGATCTTTTTCCCAGGAACGGTAAGTGATAATATTCTCTATGGTGCTCATATCCAAGGTAAGGAACTTCCAGACCCAGGTCATTATCTTGAGTTAGTTGGTCTGAATATTGATTTTGCAAACCGTGACCCCAATACTTTATCAGGAGGGCAACAGCAACGCGTTTCGATTGCACGTGCACTAGCAAATGACCCTGAAGTTCTTTTATTGGATGAACCCACTTCTGCGCTTGATGCTCAAGCGAGCGAGCATTTAGAAGAAGTGGTTACCCAACTTTGCCAAGAATGTCAATTAACCGTTGTCTGGGTTACCCACGATCTCCAACAGGCTCAAAGGGTAGCCCAGGATGTTACACTTCTTTATCGCGGCCATATGCTTGAGCAAGGAGAAGCTCGTCAATTTTTTGTCCAGCCTTCAACAGAAGAAGGCAAAGCTTATTTAGAAGGGCGATTGGGGGGGGCAGAATGA
- a CDS encoding chromate transporter: MSQLWDLFIAFFRASNLAFGGGPAIIPLVQAEVLNHYQWMTPAQFSDGLAIATSLPGPIATLLAGYVGYHVSGWLGVLAALLGTIGLTTIAVILLTGFLMKHMNSPVLKGMLKGVRPVVAVLVAKTAFDMGSNVSLNIYSLLIALFTVFALFKLKLHPGIIIVLSMLFGIVVF, from the coding sequence TTGTCACAACTATGGGATTTATTCATTGCTTTTTTTAGAGCAAGTAACCTCGCTTTTGGTGGTGGACCAGCAATTATTCCGCTAGTACAAGCAGAAGTATTAAACCACTATCAATGGATGACACCTGCTCAATTTTCGGATGGGCTAGCTATTGCTACATCTTTACCCGGTCCAATTGCAACACTTCTAGCTGGTTATGTTGGATATCATGTTTCAGGCTGGCTAGGTGTACTGGCAGCTTTACTTGGAACGATCGGTTTGACCACCATTGCAGTTATTTTATTAACGGGTTTCTTAATGAAACATATGAATTCGCCTGTTCTTAAAGGAATGCTCAAAGGGGTACGTCCAGTAGTAGCGGTGCTCGTCGCTAAAACTGCCTTTGATATGGGGTCGAATGTCTCGCTCAACATTTATAGTCTTTTAATTGCCCTTTTTACAGTATTTGCACTTTTTAAATTGAAACTTCATCCTGGGATTATTATCGTCCTATCGATGCTTTTTGGGATTGTGGTATTTTAG
- a CDS encoding PhoH family protein, with translation MQKVYVVDSSVLLHDPNAIYEFEDNEIVIPYVVLEELESKKRIADNVGMSAREIIRQLDSLRLTGPLASGVKLKSGGVLRIELNHSSPEVLPLFYDPSLADNRILTVSLNLTREEKRPVVLVTKDIAMRVKADAVGVKTQDYYNDKVVLPPIADEIFTVALNDENVNFLYRLGKISAPLTLPSNACVKGILPDDSILPLMSSPSGQELYYNPPSRLGTWDIMPKNIEQTWALQLLNNPSVSLVNLMGPAGTGKTLLALASGLEQTLHSEMYSRLLCARPIVPFGKDIGFLPGEKEDKVRPYMQPIYDNLELLLRPKKEKDREKNSDSIVDSAIDLLKKKHQLEIEVLTYIRGRSIPNQFMIIDEAQNLSVHEIKTIITRAGEGTKIVLCGDPDQIDHPYLDKESNGVAHLTLRLKGKPFYAQVRLTQGERSELASYAAELL, from the coding sequence TTGCAAAAGGTCTATGTTGTTGATTCTAGCGTTTTACTTCACGATCCTAATGCGATTTACGAATTTGAAGATAACGAAATAGTTATTCCCTATGTCGTGTTAGAAGAACTTGAAAGTAAAAAACGGATAGCTGATAATGTTGGGATGTCAGCCCGTGAAATTATCCGTCAACTTGACAGTTTAAGACTAACTGGACCACTTGCGAGTGGCGTAAAATTAAAGAGTGGTGGAGTTCTAAGAATTGAGCTTAATCATTCTTCGCCAGAAGTGCTCCCTCTTTTTTATGATCCGAGCCTAGCAGATAACCGGATTTTAACGGTCTCATTGAATCTAACTCGTGAAGAAAAAAGACCCGTTGTTTTGGTGACTAAAGATATTGCTATGCGAGTAAAAGCGGATGCTGTTGGTGTCAAAACACAGGATTATTATAATGATAAGGTTGTTCTCCCCCCGATTGCAGATGAAATCTTTACCGTAGCTTTAAACGATGAAAATGTGAATTTCCTATATCGTTTAGGAAAAATTTCTGCTCCCTTGACTTTACCATCAAATGCATGTGTCAAAGGAATTCTCCCGGATGATAGTATTTTACCGTTGATGAGTTCACCAAGTGGACAGGAACTTTACTATAACCCCCCGAGTAGGCTGGGAACCTGGGACATCATGCCTAAGAATATTGAGCAAACGTGGGCCTTGCAACTCTTGAATAATCCATCAGTTAGCCTTGTTAATTTAATGGGCCCGGCCGGAACGGGTAAAACCCTTCTCGCTTTAGCAAGTGGACTTGAGCAAACTCTTCATTCTGAAATGTATTCACGTCTTCTTTGTGCCCGTCCGATTGTGCCCTTTGGCAAAGATATCGGCTTTTTGCCCGGTGAAAAAGAGGATAAAGTCAGACCCTATATGCAACCGATTTATGATAACTTAGAGTTATTGCTTCGCCCCAAAAAGGAAAAAGATCGCGAAAAAAACTCGGATTCTATTGTTGACAGTGCTATTGACTTATTAAAGAAAAAACATCAACTAGAGATCGAGGTTCTCACTTATATTCGTGGTCGGAGCATTCCAAATCAATTTATGATCATTGACGAGGCCCAGAATCTATCTGTCCATGAAATAAAGACGATAATTACGCGTGCTGGTGAAGGTACAAAAATCGTGCTGTGTGGTGATCCAGATCAAATTGACCATCCGTATCTCGATAAAGAAAGCAATGGGGTAGCTCATTTGACGCTACGCTTAAAAGGTA
- a CDS encoding YitT family protein — protein MQLWHNLKKVGPLLGIVLGATLAAYSVQGFIVHAGLGGGGIGGIALILFYTLGLPIGLMTFLMNIPLFFLGWREVSRQFVIKTLIGLVIYSIALDLLKGIRPLPFEDIFLGALYGGVLGGIGSGIVFRLGGSLGGTDIIAKVIQRRFGWAMGTTMLFFNAFILLISWAFLGPKIALYSLVSMFTFSRTVDAIQGGIPAKSVTIISNNSDMLVSRIHHEVGRGATFLQGRGSFSAEEKNVIICVVSMPEIGHLKRVIREVDPHAFLIIQDASEVVGQGWAVE, from the coding sequence ATGCAATTATGGCATAACCTAAAAAAGGTTGGGCCTCTTCTAGGGATTGTTTTGGGGGCAACCCTTGCGGCCTATAGCGTTCAAGGGTTTATTGTCCATGCTGGCTTGGGGGGAGGTGGAATTGGAGGTATTGCTCTAATTTTATTCTATACCCTAGGTCTTCCAATCGGCTTAATGACGTTTCTCATGAATATTCCTCTTTTTTTCTTAGGTTGGAGAGAAGTAAGCCGTCAATTTGTGATAAAAACGCTTATCGGCTTAGTTATTTATTCTATAGCACTTGACTTGTTAAAAGGAATTCGCCCCTTACCCTTTGAGGATATTTTTTTAGGCGCTCTTTACGGTGGAGTTTTAGGTGGTATAGGTTCTGGCATTGTCTTTCGCTTGGGCGGAAGTTTGGGTGGAACTGATATCATCGCAAAAGTTATACAGCGTCGATTTGGCTGGGCCATGGGCACCACGATGCTCTTCTTCAATGCGTTTATCCTCTTGATATCCTGGGCCTTTCTCGGGCCTAAAATTGCTTTATATTCTTTAGTATCAATGTTTACCTTCAGCCGTACGGTAGATGCCATACAAGGTGGAATTCCGGCAAAATCAGTAACGATAATTTCAAATAATTCAGATATGCTGGTCAGCCGTATTCACCATGAGGTTGGCAGAGGGGCAACCTTCTTGCAGGGTCGTGGAAGTTTTTCAGCTGAAGAAAAAAATGTGATTATTTGTGTTGTGAGTATGCCTGAAATTGGTCATCTTAAGCGTGTTATTCGAGAAGTTGATCCGCACGCCTTTTTGATCATCCAGGACGCAAGTGAAGTTGTGGGTCAAGGATGGGCTGTAGAATAG
- the cls gene encoding cardiolipin synthase yields MIWVLILVLLPALGNLCAQVIILLEHRNQKKMVSWLAIFALWPFIGGVLYFIFGYSEQQQKLFKRKHLPRSLLKEISQKQTSLFPDQSIYFQEYAEANKRLARLVLQSGKAPLTRANDIRVLTNGKEKFGALFKDLANAQEHIHLEYYIFRDDDIGTQLKKILMDKAQSGVEVRVIIDALGSYSLSTSFIEEMRSKGVQVSLFFPLKFPQLLRTINYRNHRKCVVIDGKIGYLGGLNIGDEYLSRDPKIGFWRDTHLRLEGECVQTMQATFLNDWYFLTQQELYDRRFYPKPQIKGGFLTQILAGGPDSQQEPMKELFFTILMTAQKEILITTPYFIPDESMIMALKSAALSGLNVILLVQGKPDHQLSYLASATYFEELLKAGVQIYRYQKGIIHSKVLIVDRKVSIVGSANFDIRSFQIDFELSALIYSSEIAKRLNSDFQKDLHDSQLIHYEEFKQRSIWLKMKEANASLLSPLL; encoded by the coding sequence TTGATTTGGGTTTTGATCCTTGTGCTTCTGCCAGCTCTTGGGAACTTATGCGCACAGGTGATTATCTTATTGGAGCATCGCAATCAGAAGAAAATGGTGTCCTGGTTGGCTATCTTTGCCCTTTGGCCGTTTATTGGTGGAGTTCTCTATTTCATCTTTGGTTATTCTGAACAACAGCAAAAACTGTTTAAGCGAAAGCATCTTCCACGAAGTCTTTTGAAGGAAATTTCTCAAAAACAAACTTCGTTGTTCCCGGATCAGAGTATTTACTTCCAAGAGTACGCAGAAGCAAATAAACGCTTAGCTCGTTTGGTTCTACAAAGTGGGAAAGCGCCTCTAACTCGAGCCAACGATATCCGCGTTTTGACGAACGGAAAGGAGAAGTTTGGGGCCCTATTCAAGGACTTAGCAAATGCTCAGGAACATATCCATCTTGAATATTATATATTTCGTGATGATGATATTGGTACTCAGCTTAAAAAAATACTGATGGATAAAGCCCAGTCGGGAGTTGAAGTGCGTGTTATTATTGATGCACTAGGCAGTTATAGTTTATCCACTTCCTTTATTGAAGAAATGCGAAGTAAGGGTGTTCAGGTTAGTTTATTCTTCCCGCTGAAATTCCCCCAACTTCTCAGGACAATTAATTATCGAAATCATCGCAAATGCGTTGTGATTGACGGAAAGATCGGTTACCTCGGCGGTCTAAACATTGGAGATGAATATTTGTCCCGGGATCCCAAAATTGGCTTTTGGCGAGATACCCATTTACGCCTTGAAGGAGAATGCGTACAAACGATGCAAGCAACCTTCTTAAATGATTGGTATTTCTTAACCCAGCAGGAACTCTATGATCGTCGCTTTTATCCCAAACCTCAAATCAAAGGAGGATTTTTAACACAAATTCTTGCTGGCGGTCCAGACTCTCAGCAAGAACCCATGAAAGAGCTCTTTTTTACAATTCTAATGACTGCGCAAAAAGAAATTCTTATAACAACACCCTATTTCATTCCAGATGAGAGTATGATAATGGCTCTGAAATCGGCTGCACTTAGTGGATTGAATGTAATTTTGTTGGTTCAAGGAAAACCCGATCATCAGCTTTCTTACCTGGCTTCAGCAACATATTTTGAAGAATTATTAAAAGCAGGGGTCCAGATTTATCGTTATCAAAAGGGAATTATACATAGCAAAGTTCTTATCGTTGACCGAAAGGTGAGCATCGTTGGATCTGCAAACTTTGATATTCGAAGTTTTCAGATTGATTTTGAGCTTAGCGCCCTCATTTATAGTTCAGAAATTGCAAAGCGATTAAATTCTGACTTTCAGAAGGATCTACATGATAGTCAATTGATCCATTATGAAGAATTTAAGCAACGCAGTATTTGGTTAAAAATGAAAGAAGCGAATGCGAGCCTCCTTTCGCCTTTACTCTAA
- a CDS encoding spore coat protein produces MPVQLSQKERMLLQDQQHHEQLCVQKYNKYANETQCSELKQLFQTHSSHEQQHYNTISQILSGQIPNMNQGQQNQAMQAQQKMNTMQSQAGSTGYNQNDASLANDMLTTEKYISGTYDTAIFECRDTNIRQALNHIQKDEQQHGEDLYNYMQAHGMYNTQS; encoded by the coding sequence ATGCCAGTACAACTCAGTCAAAAGGAAAGAATGTTGCTTCAGGATCAACAGCATCATGAACAATTATGTGTTCAGAAATACAACAAATATGCAAATGAAACGCAATGTTCCGAGCTTAAACAGTTGTTTCAAACTCATTCTTCTCATGAACAGCAACATTATAACACAATCTCTCAAATCTTGAGCGGACAGATTCCTAATATGAATCAAGGACAACAAAATCAAGCCATGCAAGCACAGCAAAAAATGAATACCATGCAATCCCAAGCTGGAAGCACAGGTTATAATCAAAATGATGCCTCCTTGGCTAATGATATGCTAACCACGGAAAAGTACATATCGGGGACGTATGATACTGCGATATTTGAATGTCGTGATACCAATATTCGTCAGGCCTTAAACCATATTCAAAAAGATGAACAACAACATGGGGAAGACTTATACAATTACATGCAAGCTCACGGTATGTATAATACGCAATCTTAA
- a CDS encoding chromate transporter — MSKDVWNLMIAFTRASNLGFGGGPAVIPLIQKEVVGRYQWMTEEEFADALAVGNSLPGPIATKMASYIGYRVAGWVGVLATLTGTVLPTLLITIFLGDLLIRYSDTPALSAALTAVKPVVVILIAQSAYDLGKKAFPQNSQVAWIIAIVALLLMFLTPIHPGFLIIIAMVIGYFTWGREKKLNSIKK, encoded by the coding sequence ATGTCGAAAGACGTCTGGAATCTTATGATCGCCTTTACTCGAGCTTCAAACCTGGGATTTGGAGGCGGTCCTGCAGTTATTCCTTTAATTCAAAAAGAAGTCGTAGGTCGTTATCAGTGGATGACAGAGGAAGAATTTGCTGATGCTCTAGCTGTTGGAAACTCGCTTCCAGGACCGATCGCGACGAAAATGGCGAGTTATATTGGATATCGTGTTGCTGGCTGGGTAGGGGTTTTAGCAACTCTTACCGGAACGGTTCTTCCCACCTTACTGATTACGATTTTCTTAGGAGATTTGCTCATTCGGTATTCAGATACGCCTGCCTTGAGTGCTGCACTAACGGCAGTTAAACCAGTCGTTGTGATTTTGATCGCTCAATCGGCCTATGACCTTGGTAAAAAAGCATTCCCTCAAAATTCACAGGTTGCATGGATTATAGCCATTGTGGCACTCTTATTGATGTTCTTAACACCGATACATCCAGGTTTTTTGATTATAATTGCGATGGTGATTGGATATTTTACGTGGGGAAGAGAGAAGAAACTGAACTCTATTAAAAAATAA
- a CDS encoding ABC transporter permease → MSYLALTLSLGFVGLAAIVSRHQELGLEKDLAVGVIRSFVQLTIVGYLLSYVFASHNNVYIFLMVLVMIFVAARNAANRGKGIPQAQTIVLIGIALSEGITLLLLLGLKIIPATAQYIIPLSGMIVGNSMVAAGVTLNRLSSEFKLRRGEVELALSLGATPKQAALPAIQSAVKAGLIPTVDSMKTVGLVQLPGMMTGQILAGADPVQAVRYQIMVMFMISGASAITSLIVVLLGYTRYFTPHAQLVLGDS, encoded by the coding sequence ATGAGTTATTTAGCATTAACCCTTTCTTTAGGATTTGTGGGATTAGCCGCAATCGTTTCACGCCATCAGGAATTAGGTTTAGAGAAGGATCTTGCTGTTGGCGTTATTCGATCATTCGTTCAGTTGACAATTGTCGGTTATCTTCTATCCTACGTATTCGCTTCCCATAACAATGTGTATATCTTTTTAATGGTTTTAGTCATGATTTTCGTTGCTGCTCGTAATGCGGCCAATCGAGGTAAGGGAATCCCACAGGCACAAACGATAGTTCTTATTGGAATTGCTCTTAGTGAAGGAATTACGCTTCTTCTTCTTCTGGGTTTAAAAATTATCCCAGCGACTGCGCAATATATCATTCCTTTAAGCGGTATGATCGTCGGAAATAGTATGGTGGCAGCAGGTGTAACCTTGAATCGCTTAAGCTCCGAATTTAAGTTGCGCAGGGGAGAGGTTGAATTGGCACTTTCGCTTGGGGCTACCCCGAAACAAGCTGCTTTGCCAGCTATTCAATCTGCTGTGAAAGCAGGCCTGATTCCAACAGTCGATTCAATGAAAACAGTAGGATTGGTTCAACTACCAGGTATGATGACAGGCCAAATTTTAGCCGGGGCTGATCCAGTTCAAGCTGTACGATATCAAATCATGGTTATGTTCATGATTTCCGGAGCCTCAGCTATCACCAGTTTAATTGTCGTCTTATTGGGTTATACGCGTTATTTCACTCCTCATGCGCAACTTGTGCTTGGAGATTCGTAA